Within Larus michahellis chromosome 5, bLarMic1.1, whole genome shotgun sequence, the genomic segment TAGACATCAGACTGCCGAATGGTTTTGGTGGCATAAGAAGTTGCTTACAGAGTTCCTGTGTTATTGATAGATACTTTTGATTTCAGATTGAAAACATTGAGCTTCCCATGGACACAAAGACGAATGAGAGGAGGGGCTTCTGTTTTATCACATACACAGATGAAGAGCCAGTAAAGAAGTTACTAGAAAGCAGATACCATCAAATTGGTTCAGGCAAGGTATGGAAGCTCTTGTTTCTTAGCATGTGCAATAGAACATCTCTGTAGTGTTCCCTGAAAGCTACTTACAAAATGGTCTTGAAATTCTTGATGAGTTAAAGAACTTCTGTCTTTACAGTGTGAGATAAAAGTAGCACAGCCCAAAGAGGTATAcaggcaacagcagcaacagcagaaaggaggaaaaagcaatgcGTCTGGTGGACGAGGAGGTGGAAGGGGGCGTGGACGGGGTGAGTGTTTTGGATGTTGAAATTAATGTAAATGTTTAAGTATCCGTACCAAACACTAAGGTGTTTGTAGATATACCAAGTTTCAGGCTGCATGCAGATCTCACGTTTAAATTGAATGTAGAAAGTACCCTGACAGGAAATGGTATTTTGGTGGTTGTGATTGCTTGTGAAAACTTAATCTcttcttgctttgcttgcatTCAAGTGGTAAAGTGGTAAGCTGGATGTAGGGTGCTTTTGTATACCAGCAGTTGACAGAATAACTAAATGGGTAGTGCAGTTATCCTTTCACACGAAGGGGTACACTATTAGTTGGCTCATGGGCAAGAAAGCATGAGCTGTTTGCTAAAGAGGAAGACAAGTCTCTTTGCTACACCTTGCACATAGATGAGAAGTAATAAACAGTTACGTTAAAGGTTAATGCATCTCAGTCTTAAAAAGTCAAGCAGTCACAACCAACACAATGCAGTAAAGCTGATCCTATGGTATAACTTAGTGTTCGGGCAATTAATGATACAAAATGGAAGTTaaaacagcaggagctgctgtgggacATGCCTTCAGTAttatgttggtttgtttttcctggctGTTCCATGAGCAGGACTACCTGCTGTGTTTCTCTGATGTTGTTGGGGGATAAGACCTTATGATACATCTCTTATATCTAAATGAGATGCCTTGAttcttttagaaaattatttttcttgggtTCTTTAGAAGGTAACAGGATTCTTCCAGGTAATAGTTCTGGCATAAAAAGATTGCCATCAGAAGTTAGATGAAGTGGCATAGAAGGAGGAATGAAATAATAAGTTCTGTAACTTAGAAATGCTATACTTGGTTTCAGGTCAGGGACAAAACTGGAATCAAGGATTTAATAACTACTATGATCAAGGATATGGAAACTATAATAGCGCTTATAGTGATCAAAGTTACAGTGGCTATGGAGGATATGACTACTCTGGGTACAACTATCCTAATTATGGATATGGGCCAGGATACACAGATTACAGTGGTAAGTGGTTTTGATGTCATTCCAGATAATAATAGCATGCATCTTTGAACAGGGGCCTCTGTTAACTTAGTAACTGTTCTGTAACACCTCTTACTCCTAACACATGGCTGTAAAGAGTAGCCCTGTTGGTGTACTGTATAGGAACAATCTCCGTCAGAGTGTTGGATATTAATCTTAATggttctgggttggttttttttttcccccccgtgtTCTCTACAGGTCAACAAAGCACATATGGAAAGGCATCCCGTGGTGGCGGCAATCACCAAAACAACTACCAGCCGTACTAAAGCAGTACCTAGTACTTGAGGAAACAGGTGTGTACATGAGTGCAAGGTCTACTCTGAGTATGTCTAATGTAATTTAAAGATCAATAGACAAATGAAGAGTAAAAACTTGCGTAGCATGACTTTTCCTTTAATTAAGCTtttgttaacttaaaaaaaaatactttttttttttaaaccagctttgCCTACAGTGTCTATAGATCTTTAACTTTGTAAAAATGTGACTTTATCTTCTTTAGTACTTCAGAAAAACATaagagtttttctgttttgcGTTGTGTACCAGGTGGTCTAGAGGAATAATTAAACTTATTAGAAGTATTAACAGGTAAAGTACTGAAATGGGTACAACTTAAGGAAAACAAGAATGTTGTCTTCTAACTCTGACATTATACCTTGTTTGTACCCGCCAGCGGGAACTTCATTGCAGGCCGTGTGTCACCCTGACCACGTCTATCTCTGGGGTCGCACGTTGCAGGCAGAGCGCAAGGCATACACCAGAAAACGCTGTCCTGTGGTATGGTCTCTTCCAACTTCATGTACCAGCGTAAAGATTAAAGTGGAAAACTTCAgactttggcttcttttttttaatctttttggaGATTAAGTGTCTTAACTTAAATGGTTTTTTACAGGAGTTAAAGTACATAAATGCCTTTACAGCTTAATCATTTGGTCTTCTGTTTAGTGTTGTATTTCAATTGTGGAACCTCATTTTAAGTGTGCATTCTTTAAGAtttaatgcttgctttttttctttttatagctaaTAGTGAAATCTGCAAACCAAAACGAACTTTTAAATCTGGAAAAACATTAAAGATCATATGCACGTGGACCGTTTGACCTAAATCACTCTGACTTGTGTTTGCACAGCAGTCATTTAGATGGATAAACAAATAATCAGAAACCCTTTTGGCAGTATTTGGAGTGAAAAAAACACTGATCCAGAGCCCGGTCAATACTCTAAATTGGATGTGTGGTGTTCTGGAACAGCTTCCTAAATGGGCTGAATGGCTATATTTGGGAAGATAAATTACTGATGGGTAACAAAACCTCTTGTGTTACCTTAATAAATATGCATATGATCTTTAACAGTGAAGAAAGGAATA encodes:
- the HNRNPDL gene encoding heterogeneous nuclear ribonucleoprotein D-like; the encoded protein is MEDATEMSGGPEEFAEGSKINASKNQQDDGKMFIGGLSWDTSKKDLTEYLSRFGEVVDCTIKTDPVTGRSRGFGFVLFKDAASVEKVLELKEHKLDGKLIDPKRAKALKGKEPPKKVFVGGLSPDTSEEQIKEYFGAFGEIENIELPMDTKTNERRGFCFITYTDEEPVKKLLESRYHQIGSGKCEIKVAQPKEVYRQQQQQQKGGKSNASGGRGGGRGRGRGQGQNWNQGFNNYYDQGYGNYNSAYSDQSYSGYGGYDYSGYNYPNYGYGPGYTDYSGQQSTYGKASRGGGNHQNNYQPY